Sequence from the Fusarium oxysporum Fo47 chromosome VI, complete sequence genome:
TGCTgaatgatggtgatgagcttgacATCGTTGGTTGATAGCCCGATCTCCATATTGTCAAGCCTCACCTGCACAAAGATTATCAAATGCTAAGAAAGGCAAAGAAATCCCTAAAAGGACATTCGCGTTCTGCACCGGGGAATGCAAGCCATTGTCAGAGTTTTAAGCCTGAGAATGTTGACCCCCTTTCATGTGAATTTGCCGAAGGATTGATCTGCAACAGGGGAACCCCATATGTGATCGCCAAGGGGAACCCGGGACGTTGTAAATCATGGACCTAAAGTAGTATAAGGCTTAAATAGTCGCTGTTGGTAACAGTTCCAATTGGCGCGGTGTCAAATTTGCTGGTGGGGAGCTTTAAGACGCCGGTAGATGGCTCTTGGCTTTTAGGGCTGTCGTTTGAGGGATCGGCATTGGTGCTTCtcgaaggaggaggaggaggttgaacCATCGCGATGGAGAGTGATATGAAGATCAGAGGGGACGAGCGCCAGGCAGCTGGGAGAGATTCATGAAGCTTGTCTTTATCTGACTAATTAATGCGGCAATCGCAGTGCTTTGATCATAGGCCATCATCAGCTCAATCAATTCCCTTGCAAGAAGGTCGTCATGGAGATGTTTCATGTCCACCGGTCTATTCAGTCCTGATGTATCATCCATGCTAACACTAAACGGTCGAGGTCGACCATACAaaggacttcagcaacaCCTCCCGAAAACTAATGCGAAAAAGAGTCGCTTCTCCCCTGTATTTGAGTTGTTTTCGCTGACTCGCGCCCGAGACGCGGCCAGCGTGATTTTCGTTTTACCATGCAAGTGCAAAACAAGGACCTTTCCCCAATTCGGAAGGTCAGAAAGTGACATTCCCACCATGTACGCAATGCCGATGGATTTAATTATGCGGTTCGCACAGAGTCGTCGGCATTGACTAAGATTGTGTAATTTCCAGCGCTGACATGTTATGGGGAACGGCCGAGGGCGCGGCGAGGATGCTCCGGCGGAAGatgttggtgaagaaggatTTTTGCAGGCTTTGATGGACATATAGCGATACATTATTTTCTGTGGTCCTAGGTTGTCTTTGTTTGTGATGTACCCGTGAAGAATACTTGACGAGTAAGATTAGGTACTGAGAGCGTGTATCGGGAGAGTTGCCCAAGGAGCAGTGACCAGTTTGCGCGGGGAGTAAGTGAGGTCCCTGTAAGATGCCACTGAGGCTTATGTGATGTGTCGCCGAAGGAGCACGGCTTATATGTCATGCAACACGTCGGCATTCAATTATCACAAGAATTTGTCTCGGCAATTGTCAACAGGACTCAGACAAGGGAAATAGGGATTGGCAGGAGGCGTTCATGCTATTCAGCTGGACTACACCAATTAGGAAGGTCATGTCTTCCAAGTCGGCAATTCAGAAAACTAAATACAGTCTCCTGATTGGCCTATGAAGCTCAAATCCGTGTATGGATCATGGCAGTGTGGCCTTGATGAGATTGACGACGATTCTGGCTAGCTGATGACGCGGAGCTAGTAATAAATCGGGTAAGGTATTGAGTACTAGCTAAGAGAAATAGAATGTCATGGTTTTACAAGGATTCAGCCATCTGggtttttctttcttatagCTATCTAATGAACTTCTTAGAGTGCTGGTTAATTGAGGTATTTCGACACTTTGTCAGTCCCTTACTCCGTTATTCTGCAAAAAATCATCGTATGGGGCTATCGGAAAGACGTCGTTTAGCTGATCAGGCTTGTCGTACCATGCCCGCCAAACGACTTGTTGGACGGAGCCCCTATCAGCTGTGATACAAATTACTGCGGTACCCTTGTCTAACGCCTGCAGTGCTTCCGAGAATTCTTTATTGTCAACATATAGAACAAAACTGCAGTTAGGAATGTCTATATTCTGTTATAGTACCTAGTTGATTCCCTGATCTTCCCAGAACTTATACAAAGCTCAAGTCACCGCTGTACCATCAGCAAGGTGAAGCATACATTCATCCACCCCCAACTCACTCCAAACTCTTAGTTTACGCAGATGAGCTGCTACATTTGGTTCACTCTCGCCAACCGAACGGCTTTCAAGGATCGCCAAGTGCTCCGCGACGTTGACTTGCATGCTCCCCGAGACGGTAAAGTTCTCTAGATCCCACTCAGTCTCACTCCTCCTGTGCATGAACCCGTTGTACTTTTCGTATCTTCCCCCCCTCCCTTGTAGAAAGCTCTTCGTCCGCTGTTCATTCGCCCGATAAGTGCTCACAGCTTCTTTGTACTCTTCGGGCTGTTCCAGCTTTTGGAGATGACGGCTCTGCTGTAGAAACTTATGTACGTTTAGTAGCCGCCGGGCCGTAATGTCGAGGGGTGTCTCCCCATGCCCGTTTAGAAGATTCCACTCAACGTCTTCATGTTCAAGTTCCTTGAGTGCATCCAGATTACCCATTTCGACTGCTATATGTACAGCAGCGCCAAACTCTGCATTGACTGCGTTCAGATACTCTGAGTCTGGGTACTTCTCAATGATGGCAGAGACAATCTGGCGCGGGGCGCGGGGCTTGAACTCTGTTTGAGACTCGTCAAGAATGACAGACATGTGAAGAATAGATAGCCCTTCGTTGGCATTTGAACCAGAAGGTATACACGCACGGAAGAATTCTTCTGCGCTGGGGGGAGTAAGCTCGAGAAGAAATAGGATTTGCTTGTCAAAGTTGCTGTACTTGCGGCTCTTGCGGATAAGACGTGCTAGGAGGGTAGTCTCATCGCCGTCCTCATCTACGCGGCGGCATGACACGTCACATTCCTCGCTCTCGTACAGTTCGCTCGCAAGTGCCTCGTACCCACCCATGACGGCCATTTCAAAGGCAGAAATGCCACTGTCTTCTGCTTCGATGGGTAAAGGCGTACCTTTGGGCGGCATCATGCTCGACTCGCCTGTGTGTTCCATGATGCTGCGCCCACCAGGCCCGGGCCGTATAGTGAACGACATCTTGAAGCCTCCCTGCGAAGCCTTCTGCTGCATGATGTCCTGGCCGACATCCGGGCCAACGGTTTCTTTGAGTGGCGGATCCCTGATTAAATCAAGCTTGAGTTTTGACCTTGCGTTTGACTCGAGGCGTTCCTTGATATCGTATAAATGGCTGATGAAGTCTGCAACTTTGTGACCTTGAATCGATGCTTGAAGCTGAAAGGCCGAGTCTGAGTCTCGAGTCTCTCTTTCGGCAAGTGGCAGGAGGTACTCAACCGCCGTCAAGTCCTCGACATCAAGGGCAATCTGAAGTGTTCTGATGAGATTCTTCGTAGTGGGCTGAATGTCTAAAGATCGCAGATGATTCAGCACAAACGGTTGGCCGTACAAGGTCGCTGCTGTGAACACGGAATGTTTGACCTGGGTGACGACATCCCAACTGACTGCGTGGCCTTGACTTCCACGTTTCAACAGGAAAGTAATAGTCTCCTCGCATCTCTTGATGTGATCTTTCCCATGCAGTAATACCCGATCGTACATGCCCTGGTACCAGTAATCGACGGCACACCATAGCGGAGTGACCTTTAGCGAGTGCGTTTCATAACACATCCAATCCCACAACTGTCCATATTCCTTGTCATCAGGTAACAGGGCCCGAAGGATTTCTGACATGTGTAGTCTTGCGGCAAAATGGACTGGTGAGTATGTCCTCCCACGTTTCTGAGCAGAAATAGTTCCTGTGTGCGGTTCATACTTCTCGGCTCCGTTGAATGGATCCGCGCCCAGGGAAACAAGCACAGAAACTGCTGTCAGGCTCGACTGTGCCACCGCAAACAGCAGAGGCGTCGCATCAACAAGGGTGTCTCGCAAATCGAGTTGGCCAAAGGTGCATTGCGCAGGGAGGTTGCAGCGGGCTTCTAGATCGATACCTCTGTCTTTGAGCTGCCGTGCTAAAGGAAGCATATCCTCATCTCCAAAATGGGCCAAGAAATGCAGTGGTGTTAGTCTGGAGGTTTCATCTCTTAGCGGCGTATCGTGCTCGATGAGAACTTTGGCAATCCTATAGTCACCCGCTTGACAGGCTTGCATCAGAAGAGAAACGCACAAGTCGGCATCCATGAGGCCTGGTATGTCGAGAATCTTTTGCAAGCTGACATGCCAGCTCTGGCCAACCAAGTACCTGCAGGTGAGAGGGAGGTGCCCTCTCAGTTCGCCGCTGTCTTTGAGCTGGTCGCTTTCCGAAAGCGCCTGATCTGAAGGCGCAGAGATATCTGCTTTCTCTTTGATTCGTGAATCCAGTGTTGATATCTGATCCCGCAATGCCTCAGCGCATCGTTCTGAACTCAGTCGCTTTAAAGAACGTCGATCTCCAAGCACAGCCAAGTCGTAGAGCCAACTTTCCTCAACCTTTGATTCTATAGGATTCGGCATCCCTATCCAATCCAGTACCTTTCCCAGCGTAGCGCGAGCCTGACCATGTCCCAGCTTGGCGGAGATTACTAGATATTGTCCGGCCTCACTAAGTGACGGTGCCGTAGTGGCAGCGGACCGGTGAATCCCAATGAGCCATGTTGCCATTACATATGCCGCGAGGGATCGTGAGGTTTCACAGTACGAGTCGGAGTCGGCGATCTCTCGTATCTGAGTAATTATTGCTGTGGAAACTCGGCCAGGAAGTCGTCTGAGTCTGCTAAAGTATGTATTGATCTAGACGCATATGCCCTGTTAGACCTGGCTGGGGTGTGCCAAAGCTTGCAAGTACTGCTTACCGAAATTGTCCTTTCTGGTCGAGGAATCAGGGTTACATGCCTCCCGTCCTCCACTCTCCGCTTCGTCTTTTCTGTGTATATTTGAGACAATTCTGGATAAGGGTGATGGAGTAGTGGTATGGTAGATTCGGGATCCAGAACTTGTTGTCTGTCTGTCGCCGCAGTGGACCGGCATATTACGTTCTCAGCTTCACCAAATGATACACTGTTACCTGTGTTGAGTTAGAAATCTTTACTACTGATTTAGAGACGGCGGGGCGCTTACCAGGGCTGAGATAGGCGTTTTCTTCAAGCCTATCCAAAGTCTCAAAGACTTGGACATTGTGTTTAGTGGCAGATGTAATCTCATGGTGAAGCATAGTCCTCAGTAGCTTGACGGGTAATGCGGCTCCAATTTGAAGCTCATCCTCGTTGGAGAGCATGAAATCGAAGAACTCAGAGATGAGACCTGATGTCTCGTCTGTGAAGACACGTGCGCCCGACGAGTCATTAGTATCCTTCTGCATTCTGATAAAGCTTGCGAGAGACCCATCCTCAGATTTGAGTTTATGCAGTGACTCTTTGCCATCATCTGACTCGTGCGCCTCTTTAAGCACCGTATACATGAAAGGCCCAACTAATAGAAGTGATGCGACAAGCGTCAAAGAATAGATATCAGCTTGACGGAGACCTTGATGGCCGAGGGACTCCAAGACTTTGGGACTTTGCCACAAAGGAGTTCCTGATTCGAGCTTGGTTGGTCCGTGTAGGTTGGAAACAAGAAGGGAGCAGCCAAAATCGGTAAGCTTTGCGCATGGTCTGCCTTGTTCGTCGATGAACACCAGGATATTTTCTGGCTTCAGGTCTGCGTGGATGACACCGACAGTGTGAAGAGCAAGTAAGCCTTGATAGCAATGGATGGCTAGACGCAGTTTGTCCCTCGCATCGAGCTCCGTCGAACTCTGAAGATATCTCCATAAATCGCCGCCTTGGGCCGTCTCCAGCACAAGAACAGGCATCACAATGCGGTCGCTGTATACACTCCAGCAGATACCAACCATGTCGATGATGTTCTCGTGTTTCCGAAGATGCTCATTCTTGAGGATTGCGATTTCAGTACTGATGGACTCTGATAGGTCCTGGCCGGGATCCGAGTTCCAATCCACCGTCTTTTTCGGGACTCGGAGTACAACGTCATTCAGATATAGCATGGCCAGTCTATGGATAGTGGTCATTCTGAACTTCGAATCAACGTATTTTAGCAGCGTGTTTGGCTGGCTCCGCATGACCTGGAATGAGTTGCTAGGCGCCAGGGGAGGTTCTCTTTCAAAAGCCTTTTCGTCGATGCAGATATTGACCAGCACTTCTTCTCTCGGGAACGGACATGTGCCTACTGCATCAATGGCGGCAGTGAACAAAGGCAACAGCCCCGGCATGGGCCGCCGTGATTCCTTTGGGTCGACTGTCATCATGGAGCTCAGCGATCGCTAGGGAGCCTTAGGTAGGCTACTTGAGACGTCTTCCCCGAGCCAGATATGTCATATATCGTTGGATTCTGAGTAGAATATCAAGGACTCTTGTTGACCAGCCTGCTCAAGTGACCTGCTTCTTGGAATGGGACGGCAGTATTTATTCTTCTGAGACTACACCGAATGCAGAGATTGGAGGCGCAGTCTAGACTTTGCATTGTGCAGCACGTGCAAAGTTTCAATCCATCACATTCTTGTGAGTCTGTGCCTTGTCAAGATTTGATTCACATTTAGCTAGCATCGCACGCCACAAAGATGAGGGGAAAAGCCTTATTGCAACCACCAAGACGAACTTATTTGGACTAAGGTCTGTGTATTGATATAAGCCCCCAGCCACTGAGTCCAAGGTGGGCAGGGGCGGCCTTTCAGGGCTCGTTATTCTAATTTAGCGCAAATATGGGCGACTGTGGCGGTGGCAGAGAGCCGTGAAATAACGGAGGTTCCCGCTAGCAGTTCCGCCATCAAGCGGTGGCACATGATCCAGGCCATGCAAAACAAACATAAGTAAATACTAGGTCTGATCAGTGTGAGCATGAAACAAATCCTCGTGATTCAGATTATTCTTATCCCTCCAAAAGTGCACCAAGCCAACTTACCCATTGCGTACCAAAAATGTCTGGCCTCGAGGCTATTGCCATTTTGGGATTTGTCCTGCAGGTCGTTGAGACTACCGTCACGGTCATCGACCTGTGGAAGGCCGCAAATGAAGTTGGGCAAGAAGTTGTGATAATAAAAGCCAGACTCGACATGGTTCGCGCCCGTCTCAAGACCTGGGCACTCGGCTGGGGGCGGCTGAAGGAGGGGAACCACCTGGAGAGTCGACGCTTCAGAGAATTCGGATCTTTGGCACTGAGGTATCTCTTGATAATCCAATATCGGCTCACGGCGTTGGATAACTTTGACAAAAAGTATCCCTCGCTGTTCCGAAATGATCGCGTCTTGGAGGGTCAGCCTCGCTCAGCAGACCGCGGTCTTCAACTCGCTCTAGTCGCTCACGCGGATGGGCCGGATGTCAAAGACCTGGaactgcttcagcaggaggTGGCTTCTATAAACCATGCCAACATAATTCAGCGGTGGAGATGGGCTCGGAAGGGGGGAGAggggatgaggatgacggACCAAATTGCCGTATTAGTTGGAGAGCTCGAGGATTTCTTTACACCCCCGACCAGCGACCAGATCGACCAACTTGACGTTGACCGGAACCAGCCACAGATTGGAGGTTCTGAAGAGGATAGAGCTTTCAACGTAGTGGAGGGCATCGCTAATTTCAAGAAAGCTGCACAAGAGATGAGAAACCGAAGCGACACTCTGCACCAACGAGAGTTGCTGCGAAGCCACCGAGGAATCAAAAACGAAAAGAAGCTGGACAACACAACTGAATACTCCACCAAGCGCAGCCTCGCTGATTTCAAGTCtcgcaacatcaacatcacacCTGTAATGATCGAGTGGATATGCGTACCAAGTAGTCTATCTACGGAGATCAAAGAGGCTTCCCAAAACCAAATACACGACCTCGCTTTGCTACTCCATTCGGAAAAGAAGCCCCAGGAGTTCAGGACTCTGGAATGTATAGCAATGGTCGATATTCCTgtggcagaagaagaggacgcACAATACGGGTTGgtcttcaagcttgaagagggCCAGCAAGTCTATAATCTTCTGGAGTTGCTAAGCAGGGAAGGCTCTGCGCCTAAATCTCTCACTGAGCGGTTGAAACTTGTCAAGCTGCTTTCCAAAACGCTGCTGTTTCTTCATCTGGGATCGTGGCTGCACAAAGGCATCCGTAGCGACAATGTGCTGTTTCTTAGCAGTGACATATCTtctgttgatcttggcgCGGCATACATTGGCGGTTTCGACTACAGTAGGCTGTTCCGGGAGACTAGGCTGACTCAAAACGTTGGGGATAACCGATTTCAGAATGCGTACCGGCATCCAGATCACCAAGGTCATCCACTGCATGAAAATGGCGAGCGACCGTCTTTCTCATACAAGGCCGACCTGTACAGTCTTGGAGTCGTGCTCGTGGAGATTGGTCTCTGGTCGCCGGTCATCAAGCTTTTAGACAGTCGAGGCTGTCAGAACGAAGACAGAAATGTGCGTCAGGCAATATTTGATATGATTCCTGAGGTCAGGATGAAGATGGGGGACGCTTTCGCTGACGCAGCTTCTGTATGCCTGAGGAGTGACTTCCAGACGGGCGAGGCTGGACAGGTAGAGAGTATTCAAGAGGCTTTTTATTTGTCTGTGGTCAGATTGCTGGAGAGATGCTTTATATGACAAGACTTGTTTAATGTCATCGACATTTAAGCCTGCTGTAATAGGGTATTGAATTGAGTGTGCTTAAAGGGCCTGCTCAAGTACCTCAGCCCGGCCTCAGCACCAACGTAGCTTAGGCAGCAGAAGCTCAGCTTTAGAAACAGAAATGGATTTTGGCATGGTTGAGTTTCGTCTCCGAATTAAGTGGTACTTGTGAAAAGTATGTCGCCAAAGGAAATATGGATTGACGCGGGGCAGTCATACTATTGGACCAGACTATACAGTTCGGGAAGGTGATGCATTCTAGACCGGCAGTTCAGACAACAATAGAActataaagtataataggGAGTGCCTTAAAAATATAAGGACTCTCTTAAAGTGCAAGAACTAATATATATTGCTTAAATGCTTATATCTAAGCTctaaattaaaattatatccTCAACGTCTCTGAAGCTTCTGTTTTCTTGGTCTTGCATCTTGTAATACTCCAAAACTCCATACCGGCGGTATACCCCCTTTCCTTCCTCAGGCAACTCATGCACTAATAGCCCCACTATCGGTGAATTAAAATAACGTACTGCTTGCCCTACTGGCAACCATAACACGCTTACGCTCTGATCCTGTTCCCATTCCCCGTTGACGGCAGGAGTGTAAGGCATGCTCTGCATGACTCTACGATTTCTGTCCAGGAAATAGGTACATGAGCAAGGCTCCGTATGCCCCGAAACCTTATCCTTCACAAACGCCTTGTTATTTCTCCCAATCAAGAGTTGGATAACGGGGGCTCTGATGTATAGCCTCGGAGCGGTGCTTTCTACCATATTCAGAGCCTCTGAATGTGTAGGGAATTGCAGAGGCCGCTCTGGGTGATCATCTGTGATAAATACGGGCGTCTGATCAATCCTCATAAAGCGAACGGGACAGCTAGATGCCCAGCACCAAGATGGTAGTTGTGCGTTGATGGGTCTCTTGTATGATTCATGCTCAAGGTTTGAGTGATACCACAGAAGCCCCTCGGCAAGACTCGTTCGAAAGAGACCATTGAAATATTCAGCTTTCAACCTTTGGATTAATATAGATGCAAGTCCATGGATGGCGTACAGTCGATCCGTCTCGTATGTCAGTTGGGTGTTTGAGAACTGAGCAACAAGCTGATACCATCCATTGTAGAAAAGTATGTCTTTATCGGGCATCCTCATGACTACTCTTGGTGAAGAGTCAGCTTTGGAAAAAGGTGAATCTTCCAATGGGGTTTTTCTGCCTTCTAGGAAAAGAGAGCTTTGGCATTCAAGATAGAGGCCTTGGGCAGTCCAATGAAGTATCCGCTTCGGGAGTGCTGTCTCTTGCAAGCACCATCCGCGTTTCGTTATCGGCGACATGAGGAGGCTATGCTTCAGCGATGGGTTGTAGTCGTTCGCTTTGAATAGGTGATATCTTAGCTCATCTGTCTGGTGGCTGGCAAGCCTCAAGGCAATGTCGTCCATTGGGAATCTTGCGATCGGGCGTTCAGTTAAAATTCCTTCTGAACTATCATTTGCGGCCGATGCAGAGATACAGCAAGCCGCATGCGAATAGTAGTCCCCCATTCTAGGTGACTCCGAGTGAAAGTCACCATTCGGTCCCTGAATAATGCACATCGCATCCACCCATAAGTATCGAAATCCCATCATTCTCGTTAGAAGAATGGCATCCCGAACAGTCTTTGGAAGGGCCGATACAGTAAAGCCACGCAAACGCATCTCAAGATTGTCTTCTGTCGTTTTCGAATTGTCATTTCCATTTCCCCAACAATAGCTGAGAATGAGATAGGTAAACTCTTGGATATTTGCGCGGCGCCTAACATCTACTAGTTTGACCAATGGATCATCAATTTCACTAACATCAACAAGTCGGGTTGGTAGACTTGATGAATCCTGTTTAGTGCCGCAGCTTTCATGGTATGCATGCTGTCCGCGACAGCTCTCTATCCAAGGTTGGATCTGGTTCTTAAAGAGGTCCGCGAGTTCCTGCTGGACGTTGTCCCCGATAAAGGCTGAAATTGGCTGATATAAGCTGAAACCAGTTTTCAGGGGCATATAGTGATTACCTTTAATGTGACGACTCTTCATCCCCCCCAACAACTCTATCTCGCTAGACTTAGCAAGTTCATACTCCATTACTGCACTACGAAGGACTAATTCGCCCTCATGCTTTATTATCGGTGTTAGAAGCAATTGGCCGTTGCATATGAAAAGCCTTAGTACGACTGATCCTTTCGCCAACCCATTCGTCAGTGACTTCATGACCTCCATGGGCAATGTGCAGTCGTTGACTATGGATAGCCACACAAACCGACATAATGCACAACCCCGATCTGCTGAATTTTGAAGACAATAAAAGGTATCGCTAAGCGTTAGATCTTGAAACATGGGCTCATTGTAATCAGGGTTTGATGGCCACGGGAAGGATGTGCAGCGGGGGCAAAGTCGTGGGGAAGGATGTATAACAGCAACCATGTTGCCATTTCCGGATTCAGCTGGACCAATGCTTGCTGGCATTGTACAGAGTGATATGTAATTGACAGTCAGTGTCAgttaagaaataaataaatgACCTTTTAAACTTGTAAAAGGGCAGAGACAAGAACTTGACATTAAAACAAGACGTATTGAGTTCTCTGGCCCTGCCGTTGAGACATGTGGATAAATGACGTACCAGTTTTAGAGTTGTAAGGTTGAGAATACAGAGGCGAAAGCCTGAGGAGTCAAAAGATCAATCAAAGGTCAGGATCAAGTTCTAGGTGGCGTGGTGAACCGCAATCATGGCAGTGCCTGGTGGCCTCTGCAAATGTCGCAGGCCTCATTCTTTCAACAAACCAATAGGACTTAATCTAACTGGCTTGGCAATTGCGCTGCTACGTGGCAGGCACTTCTGCCTCGACTCAGCCTCACTCTGGGCGACTTCAGCTTacagcagcttcagcttaCGGGGACTCTGTTCAAATGTGCAATCACGGAGGGTGTCAAACGAAACACATGAGGACCTATTAAATGCTAGTTGTAGCTGGATGCATTTATGTATGATACTGAAATACGCTTACTATGGCTACCGCCTAAGATAAATCCGCAAGAGTTTCCATTTCTTGATTTGGCGTTCGCGCAGGGACTAACgtctctgcctcttctgTCCCAGCAGGTGCCTCAGCACTGACGTAGTGCTTATTTATCCGTCATTGATTTACTTATAAACCGCTCTCTAACAATGGATGTTAGTCCCAGAACTGTTCCAC
This genomic interval carries:
- a CDS encoding kinase-like domain-containing protein, with protein sequence MTVDPKESRRPMPGLLPLFTAAIDAVGTCPFPREEVLVNICIDEKAFEREPPLAPSNSFQVMRSQPNTLLKYVDSKFRMTTIHRLAMLYLNDVVLRVPKKTVDWNSDPGQDLSESISTEIAILKNEHLRKHENIIDMVGICWSVYSDRIVMPVLVLETAQGGDLWRYLQSSTELDARDKLRLAIHCYQGLLALHTVGVIHADLKPENILVFIDEQGRPCAKLTDFGCSLLVSNLHGPTKLESGTPLWQSPKVLESLGHQGLRQADIYSLTLVASLLLVGPFMYTVLKEAHESDDGKESLHKLKSEDGSLASFIRMQKDTNDSSGARVFTDETSGLISEFFDFMLSNEDELQIGAALPVKLLRTMLHHEITSATKHNVQVFETLDRLEENAYLSPGKRPAVSKSVVKISNSTQVTVYHLVKLRT